The genomic DNA TGGAAACAAGGTCCGGAGCGTCCTGGCGCCCGACAAGCGCGCCCTTCACGCCCCGTTACTCCCCCACCTCGCGGCCAAGGCCCGGTCCTCCCGGGCCTGGAGCGATCAACCCTCGGAGGGAGGCGGCCCCCGGAACGCGTCCAGCTTGCCCGGTGCCTCCAGCTTCTGGGGCTTGCCCTCGCGCGCCGCGCGGTAGAGCGCCTCGATGATGCGCTGATCCTGCATACCCTCTTCCCCGGGCGTGTGCGGCGTGCGGTTGTTCTGGACGCACTCGGCGAAGTGGTCCATCTCCCGGGCGAACTGGCTCTTCCGCGGAAGGCTCCGCTCGAGGGTGTCCGAGGCGCGGGGATCCTCCGGGGACTTGCGAGAGATGCGCATGCGCAGGCCGCTGTAGGAGAAGGCGGGATCCAGGTCCACCCAGGCCTCCGAGCCCATCAGCCGCATGCGGCGGCTCTCGTGGTGTCCATAGCCCGTGGTGCACTGGGCGATGAGGCCCGAGGGGAAGCGCAGGGTGAAGAGGAAGTCCTCCTCCACCTCCTTGAAGCGCGCGTCGCCCGGCGTGCTGTACAGGGAGCCCCAGACCTCCACGGGCTCCTCGCCGCTCAGGTAGCGCGCGGCGGACAGGCAGTAGATGCCCACGTCCGGCAGCGCGCCGCCTCCCGCCATCGCCTTCTTGTGCCGCCATTGCGGCTCGGGCGCCTGGTTCTGCCCGTTGTCCGCGCTGAAGAGCTTGAGCGCCGCGAGCTTCTTGCTCCGCGCGAGCTGGATGGCGGCGCGGTGGTGCGGCTCGTACTGGAGCCGGTAGGCCACCATGAGCTGCTTCTTCGCCACACGGCACGCGTCGATCATCTGCTGGCACTCGGCCACGGAGTTGGCCATGGGCTTCTCGCACAGCACGTGCTTGCCCGCCTTGGCCGCGCGCACCGTGTACTCGGCGTGCATGTGGTTGGGCAGCACGATGTAGACGGCCTGCACCTCGGGGTTGTCCGCGAGCGTGTCGTAGTTCTTGTAGTCGTAGAGGTTCTTCTCGGAGACGCCGTACTGCCGCGCCACCGTGCGGGCCTTGTCCTTGTCGCCGCTCACCAGCGCCACCACGCGGCTCTTCTCGCACTGGCCGAAGGCGGGCAGCAGTTCCTCGAGCGACAGCCGGCCCAGGCCCACGATGGCGAAGCCCACGCGCTTGTCGGGGGCCATCGGCTCGGGCAGCGGCGACTCCACCTCGGTGGGCGACTTCATGGGCGGCAGCTTCACCTCGCTCTTGCCGCCCGCGGCCGCCAGCGCCTCCGGCAACCACAGCCCCGCCCCCACCATGCCGCCCGCGGTGCTCAAGAGCCCCCGGCGTGTCCAACCCCTGGCGTCATCGCGCTTCATTGTGTCCCAGCCTCCCGATGTGGCGCACGGCGCGCGGCGGCCCGGACAAGGCGCGGCGCGTCATGCGGCGGTGAGGGAACACAGCACCCGATAAAGCCGCGCCCCTCCAGCGACAAGTGCCGGAAGGGCGCGCGAGCGTGGCATGAGCGACACCCCCGAGCCCATCACTGTTGGCTCGTGGGCTGATAGAGGAGACGGGCTCAGCTCTTGTACTTCACCGAGCAGCCATAGGGCTCGGAGGTGGCCGTGGGCACGTCCTTGCCGGAGAGCAGCGCGTCCACGGCCGTCTTCACGTAGTTGGTGGTGTCCGCCGTCTTGTTGCCGCGCGCGTCGTCGTCGATGGCGCCCGCGTAGCGCACCACGCCCTTGTCATCGATGACGTACATGTGCGGCGTGGTCTTGGCACCGTACTCCTTGCCGACCTTGCCGCTCGGATCCTGGAGCACGGGGAAGGAGAAGCCCTTCTCCTTCTTCCAGGCGGCGGACTTGTCCGGCGTGTTGCTCGCGGTGGAGTCCACGGCGAGCCAGACGACCTTGGAGGAATCGAAGCCGCCGAACGTCTTCTGCATGGTGTTGGCCGTGTAGTGGCGCTGCACGAAGGGGCAGCCGGGGTTGGTCCACTCGAGCACGACGATCTTGCCCTTGTACTTCGAGAGCGAGTGCTCCTTGCCGGCCTCGTCCTTGAGGGTGAAGGCGGGAGCGGGCTTGCCCACCTGGGCGGTGTCGGCGGCGAAGGCCACCACGGGCAGCATCACGGAGAGGGCCACTGCGGTGAAGAGAGACTTCATGGCGATCAGTGCTCCTGGAGTGAGGGGACTACGGGAAAAGAGGCTCCACGGCCTCAGTAGGGGCGCGCGTCCGCCACGCGGCCAGAGGCGCGGCGCACGGCGTCGATGAGGGTGTCCTCGGTGAGCAGCTCGTTGAGGACCTCGGGCTTGTCCGGGGCGGAGGGGCTCACGAGCAGGTACATGGGCACGCCCGCCCGGCCGAACTCGGCCAGCTTGGCGCTGATGCGCGCGTCGCGCCGCGTCCAGTCCGCCACCAGGAAGGCCACCTGGTGCTGGGCGAAGGCGGCGCGCACGTCCTCGTCCTGGAGCACGGTGCGCTCGTTGAACTTGCAGGTGAGGCACCAGTCCGCGGTGAAGTCGATGAAGACGGGCTGGCCCGCCGCGAGCGCCGTGGCCACCGCCTCCTCGCTCCAGGCCTGGACCCCGGTCACCCGGGCCGCCTGGGGAGCCACCTCGTCGAAGCGCAGGCTCCAGGCACCGCCCAGGGCCACCAACCCCACCGCCGCCGCCACGCCCATGAGCTTGCGCGTGCCCGAGGTGCCCTGGACCAGGCCGTACAGCCACGCGCCCAGGGCCACCACGGCCAGGAAGGCGAGCGTGCGCGCCATGCCATCCACCCCCGTGAGCCCGCCCATCACCCACACCAACCACACCGTGGTGCCCAGGAGCGCGAAGCCGAGCAGTTGCTTGAAGCGCTCCATCCACGCACCCGGCCGGGGCAGGCGCCTGGCGAGGCCCGGCACGAGCACCAGCAGGCAGAAGGGCAGCGCGAGCCCCAGGCCCATGAGCACGAAGGTGAGAATCACCGTGGCCGGGCCCGACGTGAGCGCGAAGCCCACCGCCGTGCCCAACATCGGCGCCGAGCAGGGCGTGGCCAGCACCACCGCCAGCACGCCCTCGCCCACGCTGCGGCCCAGGCCGTGGCTCGCGTCCACCTTCTCCACCAGGGCGGTGCCGTCCGTGCCCACGTTGAAGACGCCGAAGAGGTTCAAGCTGAAGGCCACGAGCACCGCCGCCACGCCGGCCACGAAGAGCGGCTCCTGGAACTGGAAGCCCCAGCCCACGCCGTGTCCCGCCGCGCGCAGCGCCAGCACCGCGAGCGCCAGCGCCAGCAGCGAGCCGATGATGCCCCCCGTGTAGGCGAGCGCGTGCGCCCCCACCCGTCCGCGCTCATCCCCCACCGTCCGGGTGAAGCCATAGGCCTTGAGCGCCAGCACCGGGAAGACACACGGCATGAGGTTGAGCAGCAGGCCGCCCAGGAAGGCGAACACCAGCACCAGCCCGAGCGACAGGCCCGAGGCCTCCGCGGGCGCCGCGACGGGCGCCGCGCCCGGGACCCCCGCCGACACCGCCTTCGGAGCCGCGGCGGGCGCCACGCCCTTCTCCGCCGAGCCCTTCACCACGGGCGCGAGCGGCAGGTCCAGGCGCAGCGCGTGGTAGCCCGAGGCCGCCGTGCCCAGGCGCAACACGCCCGTGAAGCGCGGCTCGCTCGCGGGGACGTCCGGAGAGGCCTTGCCCTCCAGCTTGAAGGTGCCGGGCTGGCCGTCGACGGCGGTGAGCGCCAGGTGCTTGATGCCGGGCACGCGCTCGGGCACGAAGAAGTCCTTGTCCACCGTGGGCGGCGGCACCCCCGAGGTGCCCGCCAGGGTCACGGTGCCCGTGAAGGCCCGCCCCGTGGTCAACGACGGCTGATCCAACGCGAGCGCCACCGTGTAGTTCGCGCGCTCGGGCGCCACCGGCACCCGGGCGAGCGCCGCGTCGAAGGCCGGCGCGTGCTCGGCGTCCCGGTGCGTCTCGGGGCCCACCGGCAGCTGGCGCAGGAGCACCAGTTGCGCGGGCAGGCAGTTCACCTCGCACACCAGCACGTCCGCCGCGGCCGAGAGCTGCAGCGAGCCCTCGGCCTTCTCCGAGGCGTGGGCCTGGGCCGACAGCAGCACCTCGCCCTCGTACCCGTACGTGGTGATGAAGCCATCCGAGGTGCGCAGCGTGGAGGGCATGGGCCACTGCAACTCCCCCACCGTGCTGCCCGGCGTGTCCCAGGAAATCTCCGACGCCAGGCCCGACTCGCCTGGATTCTTCCAGTAGATGTGCCAGCCGGGGTGCATCTTGAAGAGCACGCCCACCCGGAAGGAGTCCCCGGGCTTCACCTGCGTCACGTCCGTGAGGAGCGTGGCCTCGACCCGGGACTTGCCCTCGTCCAGGGCGCCGCTGGCCACCGCCGAGGCCGGTGGCGGCGCGGCCCCGGCCCCTCCGGCCGCCAGCCAGAGTCCCAGCCCCGCCAGGAAGAAAAGCCCTCCGCCGCTCGTACGTCGTGCCCGTGGACGCGTCATGTGCCTCCCGTTAACCCACCGGCCCGGCATCCGCCATCCTTCCACCGGGTATTTGGCGCCCATCAACCTTCCGGTCAGGCGTCCATTCCCCTGGTGGCGATTCGAGGGCGGTGGTTTCAGTGGCCCGATTTACGGGGCACGGGCAGCGCCTGGACGATGCTCAAGCCCGTGCGCGCGTCCTCGGCCCGGGCCCGGCGCACCAGCAGCGCGGGCAGCTCCCCCGCCTTGCGATCCACCGCCTGACGCAAGTCCCTCAACCGCTCCACATGGCGCCGGGCGGGCACCTGCTCCGCGTCCAGGTCCACCAGCTCCCGCAGGGCGTTCTCCGCCGCGGAGAGCGACTGCGCGGCCGCCACCGGGTTCTTGCGCATGAGCGCCTTCCAGGACGCGGACTCGGCGGCCACCAGATCCAACTCCGCGCCCACCGCGCGGATCATCCGGCCCTCCTGGCTGTCGGGCAGCACCCGCTGCACGGGCACCGTCACCCGCCGCGTGTCCCCGTTCTCCATCCACGTCGTCGTCACGCCGAGCGACCATTCGGCCGTCTCCAGCCGCCCGCTGAAGAGCGCCCGGCGCGCGAAGGCATGCGAGAGCGAGCCCAGGCCCACGCTCAGCGAGTCCCCCTCGCCCCGCGCCGGGTAGCGGTGACGGCACAGGAGCTCGGAGAAGCCCGTGGGACGCACGAACAGGCGCGCGTAGGTGCCCACCTCGCCGAAGAGCTCGGCCACCAGCGCCGCCGTCGCCACGGGCAGCCCCTCCGCGTCATCCACATGGGTGAAGCCCGTGCCCGAGGGGCCCGTGAGCGCCTCCAGGATCTCCGGCAGGTAGTGCCGCCCGAGCCCCAGCGCGTGCAGGGAGATGCCCGACTCGGCCACCTGCGAGCCCAGCGTGCGGAACTCCGCGATGGCGCGCGGGCCCACCGAGGGCTCGCCATCCGTGAGCACCAGCAGCTTCGGACGCGCGCCGGGGACGAACAGCCGGCGCATGGCGGCCGCCGCGGACTCCACCGCCTCGTGCAGCGCCGTGCCCGAGCCCGTCCTCATCGCCGACAGCCGCTCGGACAGGCGCGCGCGGGAGCCCGAGTCCATGATGGACAGGGGCGCGAGCTGCTCGGGCACGCCGTCGAAGGCGAGCAGGCCCAGGTAGTCCTTGGGCCCCGCGCGCTCGACGAGCAGTTGCGCGGCCTCCACCGCCGCCGCCAGGGGCGAGCCCCTCATGGACGCGCTGCGATCCAACACCAGGTTGACCGCCACCGGCGCCCGGGGCGCGTCCGCCGAGGCCTCCACGGTCACGAGCAGGTTCACGTCCCGCCCCCCGCCTCCATCGCGCTCGACCGCCCAGGCCGTCAGATTCATCGCTACGTCCTCCGTGCGCGCCCTCCCCCGCGAACCGCGCGAAGGGCCACACTTCCCCCAGTATCACCTACACCCCCCCTCCAGAGGAAATCCGGAGAGCGCCCCCGCCCGGGGGCCCTCAGTCCGGCGTCAGCATGGCGCGCAGCCTCGCCGCGAGCACGTCCACCGGAAAGGGCTTGGTGATCATCTCCATGCCCTCGGCCAGGAAGCCGCCGCGCACCGCCGCCCCCTCCGCGTAGCCCGTGGCGAAGAGCACCTTGAGCCCCGGCCGCTTCTGCCGGGCGATCTCCGCGAGCTGCCGGCCGTTCATCCCTGGCAGGCCCACATCCGTGACGAGCAGATCGATCCGCCCCCGCCCCTCCAGATGAGGCAGCGCCTGCTTCGCGTCCCCCGCCTCCAGCGCCCGGTAGCCCAGGTCCTGCAACACGTCCACCACCACCATGCGCACGGACGGGTCGTCCTCCACCACCAGCACCGTCTCGCCCTCGAGCGCCCGCTGGGCCTCGCCCGCCACCTTCTCCCGGGCCGCCGCCTCCGCCCCATGACGCGGCAGGTAGAGCTTGACGGTGGTGCCCTGGCCCACCTCGCTGTAGATGCGCACGTGGCCGCCGGACTGGCGCACGAAGCCGTAGATCATCGACAGGCCCAGGCCCGTGCCCTGCCCGATGGGCTTGGTCGTGAAGAAGGGGTCGAACGCCTTGGCCACCACGTCCGGAGTCATGCCCGTGCCCGTGTCGCTCACGCACATCACCACGTAGTCCCCCGCCGCGAGCCCCTCGAAGGCCCGGACGTAGGACTCGTCCAGGTGGGTGTTGGCCGTCTCGATGGTGAGCTTGCCCCCGTCCGGCATGGCGTCCCGGGCGTTGATGACCAGGTTGAGCAGCGCGCTCTCGAACTGGTTGGCGTCCGTGCGCGCCGTCCACAGGTCCGCCTTGAGCTGCGTCTTGAGCGAGACGTTCTCCCCGAGCGTGCGGTGCAGCAGCTCCTCCAGGGACAGCACCAGGGCGTTGATGTCCGTGGGCTTCACGTCCAGCGACTGCCGGCGCGCGAAGGCCAGCAGCCGGTGGGTGAGCGCCGCCGCGCGGTTGGCCGACGCCGTGGCCGCGTCGATGTAGCGCTGCACGTTGTCCAGCTTGCCGCTCTTGATGCGCCGGGCGAGCAGATCCAACGCCCCGACGATTCCCGCCAGCAGGTTGTTGAAGTCGTGCGCGATGCCGCCCGTGAGCTGCCCCACCGCCTCCATCTTCTGGGACTGGCGCAACTGCTCCTGGGTGCGCGCCAGCTCCGCCTCGCGCTGCTTGTCCTCCGTCACGTCGCGCGCCACGCAGTAGAGCAGCCCCTCGGACGGCACGGCCAACCAGGAGAAATACCGGTAGGAGCCGTCCTTGTGACGGAAGCGGTTCTCGAAGCGCAGCGTGCGCTGCCCCTCGGAGAGCTGGCTGACCTCCGAGCGCGTCGCGTTCCGGTCCTCCGGGTGCTCCATCCACTCCGAGGTGCGGCCGAGCAGTTCGTCCTCGCTCCAGCCGAGCAGCGTCGTCCACGCGGGGCTCATGCTCACCCAGCGGCCCTCCATGTCCGCGATGAGGAAGGGCGCCTGGGACAGCTCCCACAAGCGGTTGCGCTCGCGGGTGCGCTCCTCGACGCGCTTCTCCAGCGAGACGTTGAGCTCGCGCAGTTCCTTTTCCGCCAGCGCCCGCTCCAACGCCTCCCAGGTGCGCGAGGCCACTTCCTCCACCAGGGAGATTTCCTCCGGCGGCCAGGCCCGCACCTCCCGGTGGTTGAGGTAGAGCACCCCCCGCAGCAGGTTCGCGCGCATGAGCGGCACCACCACCGCCGCCCTCGCCCCCAGGGCGTCGGAGACATCCGCGGCGCCTTCATCCCGCATCATGTCCTCGAAGATCACCGTCTGGCCCGATTCCAACCCGGCCACGACCGGGCGGCCGAAGAGCGCGAGCGCGTACCGCCCCTCCAGCGGACCCAACGGCCCCTCGCTCCAGCTCGTGACGAACTCCACCATCGTCTGGCTCGCGTCGAACTCGGCG from Melittangium boletus DSM 14713 includes the following:
- a CDS encoding protein-disulfide reductase DsbD family protein; translated protein: MTRPRARRTSGGGLFFLAGLGLWLAAGGAGAAPPPASAVASGALDEGKSRVEATLLTDVTQVKPGDSFRVGVLFKMHPGWHIYWKNPGESGLASEISWDTPGSTVGELQWPMPSTLRTSDGFITTYGYEGEVLLSAQAHASEKAEGSLQLSAAADVLVCEVNCLPAQLVLLRQLPVGPETHRDAEHAPAFDAALARVPVAPERANYTVALALDQPSLTTGRAFTGTVTLAGTSGVPPPTVDKDFFVPERVPGIKHLALTAVDGQPGTFKLEGKASPDVPASEPRFTGVLRLGTAASGYHALRLDLPLAPVVKGSAEKGVAPAAAPKAVSAGVPGAAPVAAPAEASGLSLGLVLVFAFLGGLLLNLMPCVFPVLALKAYGFTRTVGDERGRVGAHALAYTGGIIGSLLALALAVLALRAAGHGVGWGFQFQEPLFVAGVAAVLVAFSLNLFGVFNVGTDGTALVEKVDASHGLGRSVGEGVLAVVLATPCSAPMLGTAVGFALTSGPATVILTFVLMGLGLALPFCLLVLVPGLARRLPRPGAWMERFKQLLGFALLGTTVWLVWVMGGLTGVDGMARTLAFLAVVALGAWLYGLVQGTSGTRKLMGVAAAVGLVALGGAWSLRFDEVAPQAARVTGVQAWSEEAVATALAAGQPVFIDFTADWCLTCKFNERTVLQDEDVRAAFAQHQVAFLVADWTRRDARISAKLAEFGRAGVPMYLLVSPSAPDKPEVLNELLTEDTLIDAVRRASGRVADARPY
- a CDS encoding GAF domain-containing hybrid sensor histidine kinase/response regulator, with protein sequence MPPSSVSSLAPERVLTPAGGEMGERIRAFDWSTTPLGPLSQWPASLRTTVNILLLAPLPMALLWGPEGILLYNDGYARIAGGHHPQVLGLPAVVGWPEIADFNRGVIEAGLRGESLSFKDRHLVLHRNGVPEETWLDLTYTPVTDEYGQPMGMWAIVVETTERVKEERRRRRAETSLLVANERIQLALDAGAVIGTWVWDIPADRFSADARFARTFTMNAEHLEEGVPLARAVQSIHPEDTARVEELIARAVREGGLYRAEYRVRQWDGSWMWIEANGHCERDAQGRALRFPGVLLDIDARKKAESRQAFLLALSDRLRPLSEPRAIMSLAAELLGRRLGIHRAGYAEFDASQTMVEFVTSWSEGPLGPLEGRYALALFGRPVVAGLESGQTVIFEDMMRDEGAADVSDALGARAAVVVPLMRANLLRGVLYLNHREVRAWPPEEISLVEEVASRTWEALERALAEKELRELNVSLEKRVEERTRERNRLWELSQAPFLIADMEGRWVSMSPAWTTLLGWSEDELLGRTSEWMEHPEDRNATRSEVSQLSEGQRTLRFENRFRHKDGSYRYFSWLAVPSEGLLYCVARDVTEDKQREAELARTQEQLRQSQKMEAVGQLTGGIAHDFNNLLAGIVGALDLLARRIKSGKLDNVQRYIDAATASANRAAALTHRLLAFARRQSLDVKPTDINALVLSLEELLHRTLGENVSLKTQLKADLWTARTDANQFESALLNLVINARDAMPDGGKLTIETANTHLDESYVRAFEGLAAGDYVVMCVSDTGTGMTPDVVAKAFDPFFTTKPIGQGTGLGLSMIYGFVRQSGGHVRIYSEVGQGTTVKLYLPRHGAEAAAREKVAGEAQRALEGETVLVVEDDPSVRMVVVDVLQDLGYRALEAGDAKQALPHLEGRGRIDLLVTDVGLPGMNGRQLAEIARQKRPGLKVLFATGYAEGAAVRGGFLAEGMEMITKPFPVDVLAARLRAMLTPD
- a CDS encoding vWA domain-containing protein produces the protein MNLTAWAVERDGGGGRDVNLLVTVEASADAPRAPVAVNLVLDRSASMRGSPLAAAVEAAQLLVERAGPKDYLGLLAFDGVPEQLAPLSIMDSGSRARLSERLSAMRTGSGTALHEAVESAAAAMRRLFVPGARPKLLVLTDGEPSVGPRAIAEFRTLGSQVAESGISLHALGLGRHYLPEILEALTGPSGTGFTHVDDAEGLPVATAALVAELFGEVGTYARLFVRPTGFSELLCRHRYPARGEGDSLSVGLGSLSHAFARRALFSGRLETAEWSLGVTTTWMENGDTRRVTVPVQRVLPDSQEGRMIRAVGAELDLVAAESASWKALMRKNPVAAAQSLSAAENALRELVDLDAEQVPARRHVERLRDLRQAVDRKAGELPALLVRRARAEDARTGLSIVQALPVPRKSGH
- a CDS encoding Gfo/Idh/MocA family protein; the encoded protein is MKRDDARGWTRRGLLSTAGGMVGAGLWLPEALAAAGGKSEVKLPPMKSPTEVESPLPEPMAPDKRVGFAIVGLGRLSLEELLPAFGQCEKSRVVALVSGDKDKARTVARQYGVSEKNLYDYKNYDTLADNPEVQAVYIVLPNHMHAEYTVRAAKAGKHVLCEKPMANSVAECQQMIDACRVAKKQLMVAYRLQYEPHHRAAIQLARSKKLAALKLFSADNGQNQAPEPQWRHKKAMAGGGALPDVGIYCLSAARYLSGEEPVEVWGSLYSTPGDARFKEVEEDFLFTLRFPSGLIAQCTTGYGHHESRRMRLMGSEAWVDLDPAFSYSGLRMRISRKSPEDPRASDTLERSLPRKSQFAREMDHFAECVQNNRTPHTPGEEGMQDQRIIEALYRAAREGKPQKLEAPGKLDAFRGPPPSEG
- a CDS encoding thioredoxin family protein; protein product: MKSLFTAVALSVMLPVVAFAADTAQVGKPAPAFTLKDEAGKEHSLSKYKGKIVVLEWTNPGCPFVQRHYTANTMQKTFGGFDSSKVVWLAVDSTASNTPDKSAAWKKEKGFSFPVLQDPSGKVGKEYGAKTTPHMYVIDDKGVVRYAGAIDDDARGNKTADTTNYVKTAVDALLSGKDVPTATSEPYGCSVKYKS